The DNA window ATCTGTGGCGCCACGCTGCGGATGACGGTGCGCAACCTGGGCAGCAACGACTCCATGGGCTTCATGTTCAACGGCCCCGGCGGCACGCCGCTGGCCGCGGGCTGGGGCGCGTCGCTGGCGAGCCTGGGTGTCGCCTACAACACCACGGGCACCATCCTGCTCAACCTGGCCGCGCTGCCCGGTGGAGGAAACCTCCTGCCCACGCTCAACGCACAGGGCTTCGTGGATGTCTTCGTCCAGGACGACTCCGGCGTGGACGTCGCCACGCTCGTCATCACCCAGTGCCGCGTGGACGTGTACTCGAAGGACAACGTCAACGACTTCGGCAACACGCCGACGGTGGACCCCATCTGGGTCAGCCCCGACATTCGCGTCTGCCAGAACGCGGGCTGCGTGGGCCACCAGAACCCCGAGTTCGGTCAGCCGAACTATGTCTACGTGACGCTGCGCAACAACGGGCCGCTCGCGCCGGTGGGCAACGTGGCCAATGGCACGCTGCACGTCTACTACACGGGCTCCGGTGGCGCGGCCATCTGGCCCAATGACTGGGCCCTCATCGGCACCGTCACTGGCGTCAGCCTCGCCGCGGGCGCGGTGCAGGAGTTCATGGTGCCGTGGAACTCCGTGCCGGCCCCGGGCCACTACTGCCTGCTGACGCGCTGGGTCTCCCCGACGCAGGACCCGATGACGCTGGCCGAGGTGACGGGCTCCAACACGCTCAACAACACGCGCTGGAACAACAACCTGGCCTGGAAGAACGTCAACGTGGTGAACCTGTCGCCGCTGGTGCCCGCGCGTGACTTCGACTTCCGCCTGCGCAACCTGCTGCGCGACACGCACGGCATGGCGCGCCTGGAGGTCCGCATCCCCTCGAGCACCAGCGCGTCCTTCCTGGAGCGCGGCCAGCTCTTCCTCACGCTGCCCCCGGAGCTGTGGGACCGCTGGCAGCGCCAGGGCACGGGCTTCGAGATGGCGGGGGAGCGCACCGTGCGCATCGTCAACCCGAACGGCGCCATCCTCGATGGCCTGACGCTGGACCCGGGCGGCGAGCACCACGTCAACGTGCGCTTCGCCGTCCAGGCCACCGCCGCGACGCAGGGCGCGTTCCAGGTGGATGTGGTGCAGCACTCGGCCAGCGAGGAGAACCGGGAGAAGGTCGAGGAGGCGGGAGGTGTTCGCTTCGACATCACCGTCGGTCAGTCGTCGGACACGAGCACCCCCCGGAAGTAGCACGCGGCGTGATGTCGCGTGAGTGACGGGACACGGGGCGGCGGGCGCGCGATGACGCCCGTCGCCCTGGCTTCGTCAAGGCGTGTCCCAGGGCAAATGCTCGCGGATTGACTTTTGAGTCAACGAAGGGTTGACGCGTCGCATCAGCGCTCACTAGAAAAGCCTCACTCGTCGTCTCAGGAGGGTGAGGCACACATGGCAAGCGAGAAGCGCAGCGGCCCCCGAAGGGTGGCCATCGTCCGCGGCCTGCGGACCCCGTTCGTGAAGGCGGGGACCGTCTTCTCCGGGCTCACCGCGCTGGACCTGGGACGCATGGTGGTCCAGGAGCTGGTGCAGCGCGCGGACCTGGACCCGGCCGTCATCGACCAGGTGGTCTTCGGGCAGGTGATTCCGACGCTGACTGGGCCGTCCATCGCGCGCGAGGTGGTCATCGCCGCGGGGCTGCCCATGCGCATCGAGGCGGCGACGGTGACGCGCGCCTGCGCCACGTCGATTCAAGCGATGACGACGGCGGCCAACTCGATTGCCGTGGGCGAGGTGGAAGTGGCCATCGCCGGTGGCACCGAGGCGATGTCGGACCCGCCGGTGTTCACCAGCCGTCCCCTGGCGCACGCGCTGGCGGCGGCCTCGAAGGGGCGCTCGCTGACGGAGAAGCTCAAGCCCTTCCAGCGGCTCAAGGCCCAGGACCTGATGCCGGTGCCGCCCGCCATCGCGGAGTACTCCACGGGCCTGTCGATGGGCGAGAGCGCGGAGAAGATGGCCAAGGAGAACGGCATCTCCCGCGAGGAGCAGGACCGCATCGCGCTGGCGTCGCATCGCAACGCGGCGGCGGCGTGGAAGGACGGCCGCTTCGATGACGAGGTGATGCACGTCTCCGTCCCGCCGAAGTACGAGCAGACGGCCACGCGCGACAACATCGTCCGTGAAGACTCCAGCCTGGAGGCGTTGGGCAAGCTCAAGCCGGTGTTCGACCGCAAGTACGGCACCGTCACCGCGGGCAACGCGTCGCCCCTCACCGATGGCGCCGCGGCGCTGCTGTTGATGAGCGAGGAGCGCGCGCGGGCGCTGGGGTACGAGCCGCTGGGCTACCTGCGCTCGCACGCGTACGCGGCCACGGACCCGGGGGACCAGTTGCTCCAGGGGCCGGTGTACGCGGTGCCCACGGCGCTCAAGCGCGCGGGGCTGAAGCTGGCGGACATCGACCTGGTGGAGATGCATGAGGCGTTCGCCGCGCAGGTGGCGAGCAACCTCCAGGCGCTCGCGTCCAAGTCCTTCGCGAAGAAGGCGGGCTGGAGCGAGCCGGTGGGCGAGGTGGACCGCGAGCGGTTGAACGTGACGGGAGGCTCCATCGCCATCGGCCATCCCTTCGGGGCCACGGGGGCGCGCATCGTCACGCAGGCGCTCAACGAGCTGAAGCGTCGGAACAAGAACACGGTGATGTGCACCGTCTGCGCCGCCGGCGGCCTGGGCGCCGTGGTGGTCCTGGAGCGTGCGTGATGGCCATCAAGCTTGAAGAGCTCGAGGCGAAGCAGGGCTTCTCCCTCCAGGTGGAGGACGGTGTCGCCGTCATCACCTTCGACCTGCCGGACTCGGCCGTCAACACGCTGTCCCCGGAGGTCGCCACCGCCTTCACGCGGTTGTTGGAGGAGGTCGAGCGCGAGCCCTCGGTGAAGGCCGTGGTCTTCCTCTCCGGCAAGAAGGACACCTTCGTGGCCGGGGCGAAGCTGGACCTCTTCCAGGAGGTCAAGACGGCGGAGGAGGCCGCCGCCATCAGCCGGCAAGGGCAGGAGAGCTTCGACCGGCTGGAGGCCTTCCCCAAGCCCATCATCGCGGCCATCCATGGCGCGTGCCTGGGGGGCGGAATGGAGTGGGCGCTGGCCTGCCACTACCGCATCGCCACGGACAGCCCCAAGACGACGCTCGGGTTGCCGGAGGTTCAGCTGGGCCTGATTCCCGGCGCGGGAGGAACGCAGCGGCTGCCCGCGCTCATCGGCGCGCAGGCGGCGCTGGACTTCATCCTCGCGGGCAAGAGCGTCAAGCCGTCCAAGGCGCGCAAGCTGGGCATCGTCGACGAGGTGGTGCCCACGCCCATCCTTCGCGCCGTGGCGCTCCAGCGCGCGAGGGAGCTGGCGGAGGGCTCGCTCAAGCCAGAACGGACCCGAGGACAGGGGCTCACCGCGGGAGGGCCGAAGGGCCTCGCGGGCTTCTTCCAGGGCCTGGCGAACAAGGAGCTGTGGGCGGAGGTGGCGCTGGAGGACAACCCGCTGGGCCGCAAGCTCCTCTTCGATCAGGCGCGCAAGCAGCTCCTGAAGAAGACGCGCGGCAAGTACCCCGCGCCGGAGAAGGCGCTCCAGGTGATTCGCGTGGGGCTCGAGTCCGGGCGCAAGGCGGGGCTGGAGGCCGAGGCCCGCGCGTTCGGCGAGCTGGTGATGTCGGACGTCTCCAAGCGCCTGGTGGAGATCTTCTTCGCGACGACGGCGCTGAAGAAGGAGAACGGCACCGCCGACGCCAGCGTGAAGCCGCGCGAGGTGAAGAAGGTGGGCGTGCTGGGCGGCGGGCTGATGGGCGGAGGCATCGCCTACGTCGCCGGCGTGCTCCAGGGCGCGCAGGTGCGGGTGAAGGACAAGGACGATGCGGGCGCCGGCCGCGCGCTGAAGCAGGTGCAGGGCATCCTGGAGGAGCGGGTGAAGCGCCGCTCACTCACCTGGCGAGAGGCCGCCGCGAAGCAGGCGCACATCACCGCGGGCACCGACTACAGCGGCTTCAAGTCCGCGGACCTGGTCATCGAGGCGGTGTTCGAGGATTTGAAGCTCAAGCACCGCATCCTCGCGGAGGTGGAGGCCGTCACCCGGCCCGACGCCATCTTCGCGTCCAACACCTCCAGCATCCCGATTACGGAACTGGCCAAGGGCAGCCAGCGGCCCGCGCAGGTCATCGGCATGCATTACTTCAGCCCCGTCAACAAGATGCCGCTCCTGGAGGTCATCACCCATGCGGGCACCGCGGACTGGGTGACGGCCACGTGTGTGGACGTGGGGCGCAGGCAGGGCAAGACGGTCATCGTCGTGAATGACGGCCCGGGCTTCTACACCTCGCGCATCCTCGCGCCGTACCTGAACGAGGCCGCGTATCTGCTGGGCGAGGGCGCCGACATCGCCGCGCTGGACAAGGCGCTGGTGGAGTTCGGCTTCCCCGTGGGGCCCATGACGCTGCTCGACGAGGTGGGCATCGACGTGGCGCACAAGGTGGGGCCGCTCATGGAGGCCGCCTTCGGCAAGCGCATGGCGGCGCCCAAGTCCCTCGACGCCGTGGTGGCGGAGGGCCGCTTGGGACGCAAGAGCCAGAAGGGCTTCTACCTCTACGAGAACGGCAAGAAGCGGGAGGTGGACCCGTCCGTCTACTCGCTGTTGCCGCACGGCAAGGAGCGCAAGCGCTTCGATGCGGAGGAGATGGCGGAGCGGTTGGTGCTCCAGATGGTGAACGAGGCCATCCGCTGCCTGGGAGAAGGCATCCTGCGCAGCGCGCGTGACGGCGACGTGGGCGCCATCTTCGGCCTGGGCTTCCCGCCGTTCCTGGGCGGCCCGTTCCACTTCGCCGACAGCGTGGGCGCCAGCGAGCTGCTGCGCAAGCTGGAGCACTATCAGGACAAGCTGGGTGAGCGCTTCACGCCCGCTCCGCTGCTGGAGGAGCACGTGAAGGCGGGCAAGACGTTCCATCCCCGCTGAGTCGAAACACACCGGGGTGGGGGGCTCTCTTTCCCGCCCCGGTGCTTGACCGGAGTGGTGTTCTGGGACCAGCCTGCGCCGCGAATGGCTCGCTCCGCGTCCCGCACCATCACTCTCGTCGTGGTCGTCGCCGTCGTGCTCTGCGGCATCCTCGCGGGCATTGGCGCCCGGCGCATCTTCCACAAGAACCCGCAGAACCCCATCGTCCGCATCGACGAGTACGTCACCATGGGATGGGTGGCGTGGGATTCCAGCTGGTACATGAAGATTGTGCAGGAGGGGTACCAGTACACGCCGGGGCAGCAGAGCTCGGTGGCGTTCTTCCCGCTCTATCCGCTGCTCATCCGCGCCGTGGAGACGCTGGGGCCCAATGTCTATCAGGCGGGGGTGCTCATCACGCTCCTGTGCGGACCCCTGGCGCTCATCCTGTTCACGAAGTGGGCGAAGCTGTTGTCCGACGAGGACACCGCGCTCAAGGCCGGGCTGTTGATGGCCACCTACCCCTTCGCGATGTACCTCTACGGCGCCATGTATTCGGATGCGCTGTTCATCCTGCTGGTGATTTCGGCGTTCCTGCTGCTGGAGAAGGGACACCTGGCCCCGGCCGTGCTGGTGGCGGCGGTGGCCACGGCCGCGCGCCCGGTGGCGCCCGCGGTGGTGTTGGGGCTCCTGGTGCGTCGGCTGGAGTGGAAGCACGCGCGAGGCGAGAAGTGGAACGCGATGGACTTCCTGCCCGTGCTCTCCGGGCTGGGCTTCGGTTGCTACATGCTCTACCTGTGGCACCAGTTCGGTGACCCGTTCGCCTTCGTGAAGGTGCAGGGCGCTCCGGGGTGGGACCAGCAGCCGGGCTGGCACACGTGGCTCAAGATGCGGTGGTTCGAGCGGGTGGTGTTGGAGCCGTCGAACACGCGCGAGGCGGTCCGGCTGGTGATTCACGCGTTCTTCACCTTCCTGGCGCTGGCCCTCGTGTGGCCCACGCGCAAGCGCCTGGGGTGGGGCTATGCCGTCTACGTGCTGGCCATCGTCGGCCTTCCCGCGTGGTCCACGAAGGACTTCATGGGCATGGGGCGCTACCTGCTGTCCTCGTTCCCCGTCTTCCTCACCGCGGCGCTGATGTTGAAGGAGCGCCCCAAGCTGCTTCGCGGCGTGGTGGCGTTCGGCGCGGCGTCGGTGCTCTTCCTGTCCTGGGCCTTTGGCTCGGACCACTACATCTCATGACCACGCTCCTGGAGCAGGCCCTCGCGCTGTACACGGGACTCCCCGCCGCCGAGCGCTTCCACGTCCATGCACGGGCGTCCTCGGCGCCGCTGCTCTCCGTCGTGGAGCGGATGCCCGGTGGCACCGTGGCGGACATCGGCTGTGGCCATGGCCTGCTCTCCGCGCTGCTGTCGCTTTCGGACCCCGCGCGCACGGTGCACGCCGTGGACCCGGACCCTCGCAAGGTGGAGTGGGCGCGCAGGTCGCTCGGTGGGCTGGCCCAGGTGAAGCTCGCGGAGGGCACGGTGGAGGACGCGCTCGCGCCACGGTTGCCGGGGGCCTGTGACGCGGCCGTGGTGTGTGACGTGCTCTACCTGCTGCCCGAGGCGAAGTGGCCCGGCTTCCTGCGCACGGTGCATGGGCTGCTCAAGCCCGGCGGGCGCTTCCTGCTGAAGGAAGTGGAGGGAGACGGCTCCTGGAAGCACCGCAAGGCGCTGGCGCAGGAGTGGGTGATGGTGTCGCTCCTGGGGCGCACGAAGGCCAGCGGCGGCATGGTGCTCAAGCCTCGCGCGGAGATGACGGCCCTGCTGGCGGAGGCGGGCTTCTCGGTGCGCGAGGTGGTGGACCTGGGACGCGGCTACACCACGCCCCACGTGCTCTACGTGGCGGAGGCGAGCGTCGCGTAGGAGTGAAGCTGGACGCCGCGCTCTTGCAGCCGGGCCCTCACGCGGGGGCTGGTGAGCGCGTCCAGTTCCGCCTGCCATCCATAGATCCAGGCCGGGTCCTCCGGCACGTGCGGCGCGCCTTCACCCGGGTGGCAGCCCAGCTCGAAGTCCCCCGAGGGGAGCGCGTCCAGGGCAGACAGGAGCGCTGTCTCGTCGAGCTTCCCCGCCTCGAACACGCCGCCCGCGCTCACGCGCCGAACGCCGTTGGGGGCACGAGGCGCGGTGCGTGCGAGCACCGTGAGAATCGTCGTCTTCAGCGCGGGCCCGGGTGTCCGCAGCCAGCCCACGCGGGGCAGGGCGTCCGGCCAGCGCAAGGGCAGCCGCTCCCGCGCGGCCATCGACTCCACCAGCGGCCGGATGCCCGGCAAGAGGTGCAGGTGCTGGTGGCCATCCAGGTGGTCCACCTCCACGCCCAGGGCGCGCGCTCGCTGGAGCTGCGCGTCCAGTTCCCGGGCCACTTCCTCGCGCCGCACCTTGCCCGTCAGCCAGGCCTTCGCGAAGTCCGCCCAGCTCCCTCGCAGCCTTCCCTCCGGCGCCACCGTGGGGACGGCGTGCGCGGCGGGAGACAGGCGGGTGGACAGCGCGAGGTGCAGTCCCACCGCGAGCCCTTGCGCGCGCGCGCGTGCGGCGGCCTCGCCGGCCGTGGGCCCCATGGCGAGCAGCGTGGCGCTGGTGACGATTCCCTCGCGGTGGGCCCTGAGGATGCCCGCGTCGAGCGACGCGTGCAGCCCCAGGTCATCCGCGTTCACAACGAGGCGCGTGGGGCGTGAAGCCACGGCGTGCTCAGCCCCGAGCCGCCCGGCCCGCCTGCGCCACCGAGTGCAGCGGCTGCACCGACGGAGGCAGGCGCACCGGCTGCGCGGGCGCCGACGGCGTGCGCGTCTCCGGGTACAGCCGCACCAGCTCCTTCACCATCTTCACGATGACGGAGGGCGAGGCCAGCGTGGAGACGCCGCGCGTGCGCGGGAAGTAGTCCACGCCCATCTGGAACACGCGGAAGCCCTTGCGGATGGCCTTCACCACCAGCTCCGCGTCGATGAACGAGCCCTGGCTCTTGAGCTCCATCGACTCGAGCACGCGGCGGTGCATCACCTTGAAGCTGAAGTTGATGTCCTTGATCTGCACATCGAAGAGCGCGCGGATGAGCAGGTTGTAGACGAACGAATAGACGATTCGCTTGGAGCCCTCGCTCGTGCGGTCGAACCGGAAGGCGCAAATCATGTCGCCCTCCAGGTACTCCAGCAGGTGCAGTGCGCGCTCCAGCTCCCGCAGGTCCCACGGCAGGTCGATGTCCGAGTAGACGATGATGTCCTTCGTCGACGCGGAGAGGCCCGTGCGCATCGCCCCGCCCAGCTTCAGATTCACCGGATGGGTGATGACACGCAGTTGGGGAATGCGCCGCGCCATGGCTTCCGCCAGCTCCTGGGTGCGGTCCGTGGACGCGTCGTTGACGACGATGATTTCGAAGTCGTCCGTGAGCTGGGGCAGCACCTCCAACGCTCGGCTCACTGCGCGCTCGACGTAGTCTTCCTCATTCCACGCAGGCAGGAAGAGACTGATGCTGGGGTACTTGGCCACGAGGACCTCGATGCTCGGAAGAAGGCTGGCTGGGCCGGCTCGCTAGCAAGCCCCAGGTCCTAAATCAATCACAGCCCTCCCACTCGGTAGCACCCCTGTGCTACCGTAGAATTACCATTTTACGGGGATACTGTGAGCTCGACGCCCTATACCCTGCTGGTGGTGGACGAAGAGAAGTCGGCGATGGTCCGGCTGACGAAGGCCCTGGGGACAGAGGGCTACTGTCTGCGCCACGAGGCCCCAGGCCCCGAGGTGCGCCGGAGGGCCTCCGAAGTGGACCTGGTGCTGTGGTCCGTGGGGCCTCATGCCGAGCTGACCCGGGATTGGCTCGACAACCTGCTGGGTCCGGAAGGGAGCAGGCGCCCGGCGTTGGTGGTGCTGGCCCACCGCGATGCCCGGGCTGTCTGGCTGGATGCCCTGGCGCAGGGGGCCGAGGTCGTCTTTGACCCATGGGATGCGGAAGAACTGCGGGCCCGGGTCGCTCGGAGCCTGAAATCCAGGGCCCGGTTGGAGCAGTTGGCCCGGGAGGTGGGGGAGCTCCAGCGGCTGTCCTCGACGGACGGACTCACGGGGGTGCACAACCACCGGTATTTCCAGGAGCGGCTGCGCGAGGAGTTCCGCCGGGCGCAGCGGTACGACGACCCGCTGGCGCTCATCCTCCTGGACCTGGACCACTTCAAGCAGGTGAATGACCGGCACGGCCACACCACGGGGGACGGGGTGCTGCGCGAGGTGGCCGCCGCCCTCCAGCGCAGCGTGCGCGAGACGGACCTGGTGGCGCGCTATGGCGGCGAGGAGTTCGCGGTGCTGCTGCCGCGCACCCAGCTGACGGGAGCCCTCACGGTGGCCGAGCGCGTGCGGCGAGACCTGGGCACCCTGCGAGTGGGGCCGGACGGCGTGCTGAACGTGACGGCCTCCCTGGGCGTCTCCAGCTTCCCGCACCGCAGCGTGCTCAGCCCCGAGCAGCTCCTGCTCACCGCCGACGAGGCCCTCTACCGGGCCAAGGCCGACGGGAGGGACCGCATCTGTCTCCACTCCCAACTGCCCCTGCTGCCGACTGTCTCCCTGCCCAACGATTGACCTGGGTCAAAGACCCGGGTCTGGTTTGACCCGTAAGTAGGGGGTGAGTCTATGATGACCCTCGACTCCTGATTGTCGGGGAGTCGAATCATCTCGTGATTCCATGGGTTTGCAGTGCCCCACCGGCTGGCAAAAGCATTGCAAATGTCATGGGACGGAAAGAATCCCATGGGTCCCCTCGCCGCACATCGTCCCGAAGCAGACACCGCGCCGCGGGGAAGGCTGCTGCTCGTGGACGACGAGGAGAACATCCTCAAGTCCATCCGCCGGGTGCTCCGGCGCGGCGACTGGGACATCGAGACGGCGACGGACGCGGAGCAGGCGCTCAGGACGGTGGAGGCCTTCCGCCCCGAGGTCGTCATCTCCGACTTCCGCATGCCAGGGATGAACGGGGTGGAGTTCCTCACCCGGGTGAAGCAGCAGGAGCCGCGCGCCCAGCGCATCATGCTCACGGGGCAGGCGGACCAGCAGGCCATCGAAGAGGCCATCAACCGCTCGGAAATCTTCCGCTTCATCTCCAAGCCCTGGAACGACAGCCACCTGGTGTTGACGGTGAAGAGCGCGTTCGAGCAGTACGCGCTGCAGGCGGAGAACGAGCGGCTGTACCGGGTGACGCAGGCGCAGAACGCGGAGCTCAAGCTGCTCAACGCGGACCTGGAGGAGCGCGTCGCGCAGCGCACGCGGATGCTCAGCCAGGCCAAGCGCGAGTGGGAGCTGTCCTTCGACTGCATGGAGACGCCGCTGTGCGTGGTGCGCGGGCGGGACTTCGCGGTGCGGCGGGCGAACCTGGCGTACGCGCACGTGGCCGGGCGCTCCATCGAGCAGATTCCTTCGGATGTGGCGTGTTACCGCTACCTCTTCGACCGCGACGAGCCGTGTGTGGGCTGTCCGCTGCCGGCGGCGATGGAGAGTGGCAAGGGCGCGCGGGGTGAGGTGCAGCAGGGGGGAAGGACGTACGTGGTGGCGGCGTACCCCATGACGGGGGACGAGCGCGTGGTGTGCACCTATCGCGACGTCACCGAGGAGCAGGCGATGACGCGCCGGCTCATCGAGACGGAGAAGATGGCGGCGGTGGGGCAGTTGGCGGGGGGGGTGGCGCATGAAATCAACAATCCGCTGGGGGGCATCCTGGCCTTCGCCCAGCTCATGTCGCGCGATGCGGGCCGCAGCGAGGCGGACCTGGAGTCGCTGGGGCTGATTGAGGAGAGCGCGCTGCGCTGCAAGCGCATCGTGGAGAGCCTCTTGAAGTTCAGCCGGCACAGCCGCGTGGAGGACCGGCGGCTGTTCGACTTGTCCCGCTGCGTGGAGGACGCCGCCGTGCTCTTCCGCGCGCAGCTCAAGGCGACGCCTCGTGTGGAGTTGTCACTGGGTTTGAAGGACGGCCTCCCCAAGGTGTACGGGGACCCGGGCACGCTCGCGCAGGTGGTGCTCAACCTGCTGCAGAACGGGCTTCAGGCGCTGCCGAACAAGGAAGGTCGGCTGAAGCTGGAGACGGGCCGCGAGGGAGACCGCTCCTTCTTCGCCGTGTCCGACACCGGCTGCGGAATCGAAGAGCGGTACCTGCCGCGCATCTTCGAGCCCTCCTTCACCACCAAACCCCCCGGTGAGGGCACCGGGTTGGGGCTGTCCATCGCGTACCGCATCGTTCAGGACCACGGGGGCAGCTTCCACGTCGACACCCAGGTGGGCGCCGGCTCCCGTTTCACCGTCTTCCTGCCCATTCCCCTGCAGCTCGAGAGGTTGCCGTGAACCAAGTCAAGCGCGCCAAAGTCCTCGTCGTGGATGACGACTCCGTCGTCCTCAAGGCCGTGACGCAGATTCTCCAGCGCGAGGGCCACCCGGTGGTGGCCATTGATGACGCGGTGGAAGGTCTGACGGCGGCCAAGGACCCCACCATCGACGTCGTCGTGTTGGACATCAAGATGCCGAACCTGTCCGGCATGGACCTGCTGCGCGGAATCAAGGCGGAGCGTCCGGACGTGGAGGTCATCATGATGAC is part of the Myxococcus landrumus genome and encodes:
- the fadI gene encoding acetyl-CoA C-acyltransferase FadI; protein product: MASEKRSGPRRVAIVRGLRTPFVKAGTVFSGLTALDLGRMVVQELVQRADLDPAVIDQVVFGQVIPTLTGPSIAREVVIAAGLPMRIEAATVTRACATSIQAMTTAANSIAVGEVEVAIAGGTEAMSDPPVFTSRPLAHALAAASKGRSLTEKLKPFQRLKAQDLMPVPPAIAEYSTGLSMGESAEKMAKENGISREEQDRIALASHRNAAAAWKDGRFDDEVMHVSVPPKYEQTATRDNIVREDSSLEALGKLKPVFDRKYGTVTAGNASPLTDGAAALLLMSEERARALGYEPLGYLRSHAYAATDPGDQLLQGPVYAVPTALKRAGLKLADIDLVEMHEAFAAQVASNLQALASKSFAKKAGWSEPVGEVDRERLNVTGGSIAIGHPFGATGARIVTQALNELKRRNKNTVMCTVCAAGGLGAVVVLERA
- the fadJ gene encoding fatty acid oxidation complex subunit alpha FadJ produces the protein MAIKLEELEAKQGFSLQVEDGVAVITFDLPDSAVNTLSPEVATAFTRLLEEVEREPSVKAVVFLSGKKDTFVAGAKLDLFQEVKTAEEAAAISRQGQESFDRLEAFPKPIIAAIHGACLGGGMEWALACHYRIATDSPKTTLGLPEVQLGLIPGAGGTQRLPALIGAQAALDFILAGKSVKPSKARKLGIVDEVVPTPILRAVALQRARELAEGSLKPERTRGQGLTAGGPKGLAGFFQGLANKELWAEVALEDNPLGRKLLFDQARKQLLKKTRGKYPAPEKALQVIRVGLESGRKAGLEAEARAFGELVMSDVSKRLVEIFFATTALKKENGTADASVKPREVKKVGVLGGGLMGGGIAYVAGVLQGAQVRVKDKDDAGAGRALKQVQGILEERVKRRSLTWREAAAKQAHITAGTDYSGFKSADLVIEAVFEDLKLKHRILAEVEAVTRPDAIFASNTSSIPITELAKGSQRPAQVIGMHYFSPVNKMPLLEVITHAGTADWVTATCVDVGRRQGKTVIVVNDGPGFYTSRILAPYLNEAAYLLGEGADIAALDKALVEFGFPVGPMTLLDEVGIDVAHKVGPLMEAAFGKRMAAPKSLDAVVAEGRLGRKSQKGFYLYENGKKREVDPSVYSLLPHGKERKRFDAEEMAERLVLQMVNEAIRCLGEGILRSARDGDVGAIFGLGFPPFLGGPFHFADSVGASELLRKLEHYQDKLGERFTPAPLLEEHVKAGKTFHPR
- a CDS encoding mannosyltransferase family protein, translated to MARSASRTITLVVVVAVVLCGILAGIGARRIFHKNPQNPIVRIDEYVTMGWVAWDSSWYMKIVQEGYQYTPGQQSSVAFFPLYPLLIRAVETLGPNVYQAGVLITLLCGPLALILFTKWAKLLSDEDTALKAGLLMATYPFAMYLYGAMYSDALFILLVISAFLLLEKGHLAPAVLVAAVATAARPVAPAVVLGLLVRRLEWKHARGEKWNAMDFLPVLSGLGFGCYMLYLWHQFGDPFAFVKVQGAPGWDQQPGWHTWLKMRWFERVVLEPSNTREAVRLVIHAFFTFLALALVWPTRKRLGWGYAVYVLAIVGLPAWSTKDFMGMGRYLLSSFPVFLTAALMLKERPKLLRGVVAFGAASVLFLSWAFGSDHYIS
- a CDS encoding class I SAM-dependent methyltransferase translates to MTTLLEQALALYTGLPAAERFHVHARASSAPLLSVVERMPGGTVADIGCGHGLLSALLSLSDPARTVHAVDPDPRKVEWARRSLGGLAQVKLAEGTVEDALAPRLPGACDAAVVCDVLYLLPEAKWPGFLRTVHGLLKPGGRFLLKEVEGDGSWKHRKALAQEWVMVSLLGRTKASGGMVLKPRAEMTALLAEAGFSVREVVDLGRGYTTPHVLYVAEASVA
- a CDS encoding ChbG/HpnK family deacetylase — its product is MASRPTRLVVNADDLGLHASLDAGILRAHREGIVTSATLLAMGPTAGEAAARARAQGLAVGLHLALSTRLSPAAHAVPTVAPEGRLRGSWADFAKAWLTGKVRREEVARELDAQLQRARALGVEVDHLDGHQHLHLLPGIRPLVESMAARERLPLRWPDALPRVGWLRTPGPALKTTILTVLARTAPRAPNGVRRVSAGGVFEAGKLDETALLSALDALPSGDFELGCHPGEGAPHVPEDPAWIYGWQAELDALTSPRVRARLQERGVQLHSYATLASAT
- a CDS encoding glycosyltransferase family 2 protein — encoded protein: MAKYPSISLFLPAWNEEDYVERAVSRALEVLPQLTDDFEIIVVNDASTDRTQELAEAMARRIPQLRVITHPVNLKLGGAMRTGLSASTKDIIVYSDIDLPWDLRELERALHLLEYLEGDMICAFRFDRTSEGSKRIVYSFVYNLLIRALFDVQIKDINFSFKVMHRRVLESMELKSQGSFIDAELVVKAIRKGFRVFQMGVDYFPRTRGVSTLASPSVIVKMVKELVRLYPETRTPSAPAQPVRLPPSVQPLHSVAQAGRAARG
- a CDS encoding diguanylate cyclase, encoding MSSTPYTLLVVDEEKSAMVRLTKALGTEGYCLRHEAPGPEVRRRASEVDLVLWSVGPHAELTRDWLDNLLGPEGSRRPALVVLAHRDARAVWLDALAQGAEVVFDPWDAEELRARVARSLKSRARLEQLAREVGELQRLSSTDGLTGVHNHRYFQERLREEFRRAQRYDDPLALILLDLDHFKQVNDRHGHTTGDGVLREVAAALQRSVRETDLVARYGGEEFAVLLPRTQLTGALTVAERVRRDLGTLRVGPDGVLNVTASLGVSSFPHRSVLSPEQLLLTADEALYRAKADGRDRICLHSQLPLLPTVSLPND
- a CDS encoding response regulator; its protein translation is MGPLAAHRPEADTAPRGRLLLVDDEENILKSIRRVLRRGDWDIETATDAEQALRTVEAFRPEVVISDFRMPGMNGVEFLTRVKQQEPRAQRIMLTGQADQQAIEEAINRSEIFRFISKPWNDSHLVLTVKSAFEQYALQAENERLYRVTQAQNAELKLLNADLEERVAQRTRMLSQAKREWELSFDCMETPLCVVRGRDFAVRRANLAYAHVAGRSIEQIPSDVACYRYLFDRDEPCVGCPLPAAMESGKGARGEVQQGGRTYVVAAYPMTGDERVVCTYRDVTEEQAMTRRLIETEKMAAVGQLAGGVAHEINNPLGGILAFAQLMSRDAGRSEADLESLGLIEESALRCKRIVESLLKFSRHSRVEDRRLFDLSRCVEDAAVLFRAQLKATPRVELSLGLKDGLPKVYGDPGTLAQVVLNLLQNGLQALPNKEGRLKLETGREGDRSFFAVSDTGCGIEERYLPRIFEPSFTTKPPGEGTGLGLSIAYRIVQDHGGSFHVDTQVGAGSRFTVFLPIPLQLERLP